A stretch of the Sorangium aterium genome encodes the following:
- a CDS encoding SMI1/KNR4 family protein, with the protein MEWLESMHRIRALKLELARMDPRRGMPIAPPAGASEEAIAGVERRLGMALPPSYRELLSRHDGWPQLFAGANLLGVRALARGSYMDVGRMVLEHCEGEEVRGAGERDGASATVRGRYGARSALVPFGIDAAAETVFAWDPEARTPDGELEIILWTNDVGLRLSGFPELLDMVKDMLAAELDDRRRRAVAQIEPAALARGAVASRSRVRAVAVPLTPAPRPLLRSALTG; encoded by the coding sequence ATGGAGTGGCTCGAGTCGATGCACCGCATCCGCGCGCTCAAGCTGGAGCTCGCGCGGATGGATCCACGGCGGGGAATGCCGATCGCGCCGCCGGCCGGGGCCTCCGAGGAGGCGATCGCCGGCGTCGAGCGGCGCCTCGGGATGGCGCTGCCGCCGAGCTATCGGGAGCTGCTCTCGCGGCACGACGGCTGGCCGCAGCTGTTCGCCGGCGCCAACCTGCTCGGGGTGCGCGCGCTCGCGCGCGGCTCGTACATGGACGTCGGGCGGATGGTGCTCGAGCACTGCGAGGGCGAAGAGGTGCGCGGCGCGGGCGAGCGCGACGGCGCGTCGGCGACCGTGCGCGGCCGCTATGGCGCGCGGAGCGCGCTCGTCCCGTTCGGCATCGACGCGGCGGCCGAGACGGTCTTCGCGTGGGATCCCGAGGCGAGGACGCCTGACGGAGAGCTCGAGATCATCCTCTGGACGAACGACGTCGGGCTGCGCCTGTCGGGCTTCCCGGAGCTCCTCGACATGGTGAAGGACATGCTCGCCGCGGAGCTGGACGATCGCCGCAGGCGCGCCGTCGCGCAGATCGAGCCCGCGGCGCTCGCGCGCGGCGCGGTCGCGTCGCGGAGCCGCGTGCGCGCGGTGGCGGTGCCGCTCACACCTGCACCTCGCCCGCTCCTGCGGAGCGCGCTCACCGGCTGA